The following coding sequences lie in one Halorussus halophilus genomic window:
- a CDS encoding MutS-related protein, with protein MRLEEYWGVGPKTSERLEAALGVERAIEAIESGDVRALVSAGLPRGRATRILRRANGGEGMSVLATRDTRAVYKELLDAASDYAVTATAADRIRVLTPLLDREQAGQRLDSVMAAVESWTNLDGETRNAILRAFETHADADELDEEQAAVETALSLRDAGVSGGAFERVGGIDRDDLEAAANALADLDGGDVARGVDEDLDSLRDALADAESLQQDSLDAVESIREEARAGAEFSEVVVDFVSSETGAGYSRVRDATPDDAIDAGDFVGATLRELLADLREAVEERERTVARRLRGRIAESQEAIDEANEAVGDLAFSLSLARFSVAFDCSRPEFTENGFAVTGARNVSLVSVDDDLVQPVNYAIGDHEITGNEAPPDGDRVAVLTGANSGGKTTLLETLCQIALLAQMGLPVPAERAQISLSEDIVFHRRHASFNAGVLESTLQSIVPPLSDDSETLMLVDEFEAITEPGSAADLLHGLVRLTADRGALGVFVTHLADDLKPLPEKARKDGIFAEGLDDDLELQVDYQPRFDTVGKSTPEFIVSRLLAGTDDRAVRSNFETLARAVGEQAVQRTLSDWSPEDDAGGDAKADD; from the coding sequence ATGCGATTGGAGGAGTACTGGGGCGTCGGCCCAAAGACGAGCGAGCGCCTCGAAGCCGCGCTGGGCGTCGAGCGGGCCATCGAGGCCATCGAATCGGGCGACGTTCGCGCCCTCGTGTCGGCAGGACTGCCGCGCGGCCGGGCGACCCGCATCCTTCGGCGGGCCAACGGCGGCGAAGGGATGTCGGTGCTGGCGACCCGCGACACGCGCGCCGTCTACAAGGAACTGCTCGACGCCGCGAGCGACTACGCGGTCACCGCGACTGCGGCCGACCGCATTCGTGTGTTGACGCCGCTGCTCGACCGCGAGCAGGCCGGACAGCGCCTCGACAGCGTGATGGCGGCCGTCGAGTCGTGGACCAACCTCGACGGCGAGACGCGAAACGCGATTCTCAGGGCGTTCGAGACACACGCCGACGCCGACGAATTGGACGAGGAGCAAGCAGCGGTCGAAACCGCGCTCTCGCTTCGAGACGCTGGCGTCTCCGGCGGGGCGTTCGAGCGCGTGGGCGGCATCGACCGCGACGACCTCGAAGCCGCGGCGAACGCGCTGGCGGACCTAGACGGCGGCGACGTGGCGCGCGGGGTGGACGAAGACCTCGACTCGCTCCGAGACGCGCTCGCGGATGCCGAATCGCTCCAGCAGGATTCCTTAGATGCTGTCGAATCAATTCGCGAGGAGGCCCGCGCTGGCGCGGAGTTCTCGGAGGTAGTCGTGGACTTCGTGTCCAGCGAGACCGGCGCAGGCTACTCGCGGGTCAGAGACGCCACGCCGGACGACGCCATCGACGCCGGGGACTTCGTGGGTGCGACGCTCCGCGAACTGCTGGCCGACCTTCGTGAAGCAGTCGAAGAACGCGAGCGGACCGTCGCCCGCAGACTGCGAGGCCGCATCGCCGAGTCGCAGGAGGCCATCGACGAGGCCAACGAAGCGGTCGGCGACCTCGCGTTCTCGCTGTCGCTCGCCCGGTTTTCCGTCGCGTTCGACTGTTCGCGCCCGGAGTTCACCGAGAACGGCTTCGCGGTCACCGGTGCGAGAAACGTCTCGCTGGTCTCCGTAGACGACGATTTGGTGCAACCCGTGAACTACGCCATCGGCGACCACGAGATAACTGGCAACGAAGCACCGCCGGACGGCGACCGCGTGGCAGTGCTGACTGGGGCGAACAGCGGTGGTAAGACGACTCTGCTCGAAACCTTGTGCCAGATTGCACTGCTCGCGCAGATGGGCCTGCCCGTCCCCGCCGAGCGCGCCCAAATCTCGCTCTCGGAGGACATCGTCTTCCACCGACGCCACGCGAGTTTCAACGCGGGCGTCCTCGAATCGACGCTCCAGAGCATCGTGCCGCCGCTCTCGGACGACTCCGAGACCCTGATGCTCGTGGACGAGTTCGAGGCCATCACTGAACCGGGGAGTGCCGCCGACCTCCTGCACGGCCTCGTCAGACTCACGGCCGACCGGGGCGCGCTCGGGGTGTTCGTCACGCACCTCGCGGACGACCTCAAGCCACTTCCCGAAAAAGCTCGCAAGGACGGCATCTTCGCCGAGGGACTGGACGACGACCTCGAACTACAGGTCGATTACCAACCGCGCTTCGACACCGTCGGGAAATCGACGCCGGAGTTCATCGTGTCGCGCCTGCTCGCAGGCACAGACGACCGCGCAGTTCGCTCGAACTTCGAGACGCTGGCGCGAGCGGTCGGCGAGCAAGCGGTTCAGCGCACGCTATCTGATTGGTCGCCGGAAGACGACGCGGGAGGAGACGCGAAAGCAGACGATTGA
- a CDS encoding protein kinase domain-containing protein, translating into MDERDERASRPGEQSKRRANRREESTSDRQRADQLRERVRSEYGSDADAIATRLDSDDPEERAGAAWALAELAGEDPDRLPARSKLAALLSDDHRWVRRGASWALAALADSNPHRARMATEEVIDALSDDDPLVRENTVLTLSSVATEYPRAVEPALSRLATLVNEEEGLLRKYAAETLHRLVRELDEDGFPKTIAASPALANFLPGDATIVEFSDEETVGESSVSVRPPEFDTDSGEDTTDDARSQLGPPDYVSTPPEIDAGFRDFERLADRGSGPFTTFQKARAPDPESASGSHVVVTLRAARRDGLADEDALSRALRAWDAISDHNHVLPIVARGETPRPWVATEFVDGGTVRDRIGGLDFAQALWYAHCVTTALCHAHAQGVLHGALRPGVVGLSQSFGAWSVPKVGDWGFGVGLPNETRPPVPPAFAAPEQLAPEEFGRLDHATDVYQLGALCYALFAGRPPFVGDSKEVARRVQKRDPAPASSINSAVPEAVDGLLTRALTKEKPARFETAEDFRRELEVVVEEYATWA; encoded by the coding sequence ATGGACGAGCGCGACGAGCGAGCGTCTCGACCCGGCGAGCAGTCAAAACGCCGAGCAAATCGACGGGAGGAGTCCACGAGCGACCGCCAGCGCGCCGACCAACTCCGCGAGCGAGTGCGAAGCGAATACGGAAGCGACGCCGACGCAATCGCCACGCGCCTCGACAGCGACGACCCCGAGGAGCGCGCCGGGGCGGCGTGGGCTCTCGCCGAACTCGCTGGAGAAGACCCGGACCGTCTTCCCGCCCGCTCGAAACTCGCCGCGCTCCTCTCCGACGACCACCGCTGGGTTCGCCGCGGCGCGTCGTGGGCGCTCGCCGCACTCGCCGACAGCAACCCCCACCGCGCCCGGATGGCCACCGAAGAGGTCATCGATGCGCTGTCAGACGACGACCCGCTCGTTCGGGAGAATACGGTCCTTACGCTCTCGTCGGTCGCTACCGAGTATCCACGCGCAGTCGAACCCGCACTCTCTCGACTGGCGACGCTCGTGAACGAGGAGGAGGGACTACTTCGAAAGTACGCCGCAGAGACACTCCACCGACTCGTCCGCGAACTCGACGAAGACGGCTTTCCGAAGACTATCGCGGCCTCTCCGGCGCTCGCGAACTTCCTGCCGGGCGATGCGACGATTGTGGAGTTCTCCGACGAGGAAACCGTCGGAGAGTCGTCGGTCAGCGTTCGACCCCCGGAGTTCGACACCGACTCGGGTGAAGACACCACGGACGACGCTCGTTCCCAACTCGGACCGCCCGACTACGTTTCGACGCCCCCCGAAATCGACGCGGGGTTCCGGGACTTCGAGCGACTCGCCGACCGCGGAAGCGGGCCGTTCACGACCTTCCAGAAAGCGCGCGCCCCGGACCCCGAGAGCGCGAGCGGAAGCCACGTCGTCGTCACGCTCCGAGCGGCGCGCCGAGACGGATTAGCAGACGAAGACGCGCTCTCCCGCGCGCTCCGTGCGTGGGACGCCATCTCGGACCACAACCACGTGCTTCCGATAGTCGCGCGCGGTGAGACGCCGCGCCCGTGGGTCGCCACCGAGTTCGTGGACGGCGGCACCGTGCGCGACCGAATCGGCGGTCTCGACTTCGCTCAGGCGCTCTGGTACGCCCACTGCGTGACGACGGCGCTCTGTCACGCCCACGCACAGGGCGTCCTCCACGGCGCGCTCAGGCCGGGCGTCGTCGGTCTCTCCCAGAGCTTCGGCGCGTGGTCCGTGCCGAAAGTCGGCGACTGGGGCTTCGGTGTCGGTCTCCCGAACGAGACACGACCACCTGTGCCACCGGCGTTCGCCGCGCCCGAACAACTCGCACCCGAGGAGTTCGGCCGACTCGACCACGCGACCGACGTGTACCAACTCGGTGCGCTCTGCTACGCGCTGTTCGCGGGCAGACCGCCGTTCGTCGGCGACTCGAAAGAGGTCGCTCGACGGGTCCAGAAACGAGACCCTGCTCCAGCGAGCTCGATCAATTCGGCGGTTCCCGAGGCGGTTGACGGTCTGCTCACGCGGGCACTCACGAAGGAGAAACCCGCGCGCTTCGAGACGGCCGAGGACTTCCGCCGCGAGT